The following proteins come from a genomic window of unidentified bacterial endosymbiont:
- the fabD gene encoding ACP S-malonyltransferase, translated as MIQQPLALMFPGQGSQSVGMLAEYAENFPIILETFQQASSVLGYDLWQRVQQGPSALLNQTACAQPALLTASVALWRLWQQQYRLVPTLAAGHSLGEYSALVCAGAVALEDAVWLVEQRGRLMQAAQPEGEGAMVAVLGLTEAQVGDACARAAQGEVVAAANFNAPGQVVIAGNHTAVERAMDYCRALGAKRLVPLAVTVPAHCALMKPVATEFALLLDAVTFQSPQWPVVNNVDVQVQTEPLAIKEALIRQLYSPVRWYETLLYWSEQGIQQLFELGPGSVLTGLAARTLKGISARVFQPTRQCDDGYERQNR; from the coding sequence ATGATACAGCAACCGCTTGCTCTCATGTTCCCTGGACAGGGCTCTCAGTCTGTGGGGATGCTGGCAGAGTATGCTGAAAACTTTCCTATCATCTTGGAAACTTTTCAGCAGGCCTCATCAGTGCTGGGCTATGATTTATGGCAGCGGGTACAGCAGGGGCCTAGTGCTTTATTAAACCAAACGGCCTGTGCGCAACCTGCCTTATTGACGGCTTCAGTAGCGCTATGGCGGCTATGGCAGCAACAGTACCGCCTCGTGCCAACGCTGGCAGCGGGTCATAGCTTAGGAGAGTATTCTGCCTTAGTCTGTGCTGGGGCAGTGGCCTTAGAGGATGCAGTCTGGCTAGTCGAACAACGTGGCCGTCTGATGCAAGCAGCACAGCCAGAAGGTGAAGGCGCTATGGTGGCGGTGCTGGGATTAACTGAAGCCCAGGTTGGTGATGCCTGCGCGCGGGCCGCCCAAGGTGAGGTCGTTGCAGCGGCTAATTTTAATGCCCCTGGGCAGGTGGTGATTGCTGGCAATCATACAGCGGTCGAACGGGCCATGGACTACTGCAGAGCTCTGGGTGCCAAACGCCTGGTTCCTTTAGCTGTCACGGTTCCAGCCCATTGTGCTTTAATGAAACCGGTTGCCACGGAGTTTGCACTGCTACTGGATGCTGTCACCTTTCAGTCACCACAGTGGCCGGTGGTCAATAATGTGGATGTACAGGTACAGACTGAACCTTTGGCTATCAAAGAGGCTTTGATCCGTCAACTCTACTCACCAGTGCGCTGGTATGAAACGTTGCTGTATTGGAGCGAACAAGGCATCCAGCAGCTCTTTGAATTAGGGCCTGGCAGTGTCCTCACGGGGCTTGCTGCCCGAACCCTAAAGGGGATCTCAGCGAGGGTATTTCAGCCTACCAGACAGTGTGATGATGGTTATGAACGACAAAACAGATAG
- a CDS encoding DNA polymerase III subunit delta' C-terminal domain-containing protein, translating to MLDYPWLTPLYDHLVQQHQQARGHHAQLIMTPPGCGSERLLARVAQWLLCQQRQAEQPCSHCHACTLMAVHHHPDYHLIRLESGKQQLTIEQIRTVLPSIYQRAQQGGAKVIGLLDSERLSESAANALLKALEEPPPATYFLLVCRTGATLPITLRSRCQHWSLDTPALPEAIAWLQSQDPTVMASQATTALHLSLGAPLAALALLKAGGLQQYTALLQDLQRALQQRDLLLVLPHLDHNNVHSALYWLATVWLAALKQQWQVADVRQACEQRQLLSTLATTFTPEQLQACCQRTLRCRHTLLILPSVNQTLLLTELLCRQQEVLYSPYHRQ from the coding sequence ATGCTGGATTATCCTTGGTTAACCCCGCTGTATGACCATTTAGTACAACAACATCAGCAAGCACGCGGTCATCATGCACAGCTGATCATGACACCTCCAGGGTGCGGTAGCGAGCGACTACTCGCTCGTGTGGCACAATGGTTGCTGTGTCAACAGCGGCAGGCGGAACAGCCCTGTAGCCACTGCCACGCCTGCACCTTAATGGCCGTTCACCATCATCCTGATTACCATCTTATTCGCCTGGAATCAGGGAAGCAGCAGCTTACGATAGAGCAGATCCGGACGGTATTACCGTCGATTTATCAACGTGCCCAGCAGGGTGGTGCCAAGGTGATTGGGTTACTGGACAGCGAGCGTTTGAGCGAATCGGCGGCTAATGCACTCTTAAAAGCCTTAGAAGAACCGCCACCGGCGACCTATTTTTTGCTGGTGTGTCGTACAGGAGCCACGTTACCGATCACACTACGGAGTCGCTGCCAGCATTGGTCCCTAGACACTCCCGCCTTACCAGAAGCCATAGCGTGGTTACAGAGCCAAGATCCTACGGTAATGGCCTCCCAAGCCACTACAGCACTGCACTTGAGTTTGGGTGCCCCCTTGGCAGCCTTGGCATTGCTCAAAGCAGGGGGATTACAGCAGTATACCGCTTTACTACAGGATCTACAGCGTGCGCTGCAACAGCGTGATTTACTGCTGGTGCTGCCTCATCTTGATCACAACAACGTTCACTCTGCCCTGTATTGGCTAGCCACCGTATGGCTAGCGGCTCTCAAACAGCAGTGGCAGGTAGCTGATGTCAGGCAAGCTTGTGAGCAGCGGCAGCTGCTCTCTACATTAGCCACCACCTTTACCCCTGAGCAATTACAGGCCTGTTGCCAGCGTACCTTACGCTGTCGTCACACTTTGTTGATCCTGCCTAGTGTCAACCAGACCCTGCTGTTGACGGAGCTACTCTGTCGACAGCAGGAGGTACTCTACTCTCCTTATCACCGTCAATAA
- the rpmF gene encoding 50S ribosomal protein L32 — MAVQKSRKSRSKRDMRRSHDALTTVALSIDPVSGETHRRHHVTAEGYYRGRKVIDNP; from the coding sequence ATGGCCGTACAAAAAAGTCGTAAAAGTCGATCGAAGCGTGATATGCGCCGTTCTCATGACGCGCTCACCACTGTCGCACTCTCTATTGATCCAGTTTCTGGAGAGACGCACCGTCGTCACCATGTCACTGCAGAGGGCTATTACCGCGGCCGCAAAGTGATTGATAATCCATAA
- a CDS encoding YceD family protein has protein sequence MPPIMQPIPLPSIVNLRTAVQQQMRYEGYYPSTLWTRLASATEGVVSELRATICFTQDTQQRLVVHGEAHVEVALLCQRCNDCFLETLSVNYCVSPVLDDRQAKALPSVYDPWLIDQYEQVDLISLIEEELLLRLPLAAVHPDEGCSAAILAYWNSPLLPVVEPVKQDSPFGVLLSLKETKL, from the coding sequence ATGCCGCCCATTATGCAGCCAATTCCGTTACCTTCGATCGTTAATCTACGCACTGCAGTTCAGCAACAGATGCGTTATGAGGGCTATTATCCCTCAACCCTCTGGACGCGTTTAGCCAGCGCTACAGAGGGGGTGGTTAGTGAACTTCGGGCTACGATCTGTTTTACGCAGGATACGCAGCAGCGCCTAGTTGTCCACGGTGAAGCTCACGTCGAGGTTGCTTTGTTATGCCAGCGTTGTAACGACTGCTTTTTAGAGACGCTTTCTGTGAATTACTGTGTCAGCCCCGTGCTAGATGACCGGCAGGCAAAAGCACTGCCCAGTGTTTATGATCCCTGGCTAATTGATCAGTATGAGCAGGTCGATCTGATCAGTTTAATTGAAGAGGAGCTGCTACTTCGCTTACCATTGGCAGCAGTTCATCCCGACGAGGGGTGTTCAGCGGCTATTTTAGCCTATTGGAATAGCCCACTATTGCCAGTCGTGGAGCCTGTCAAGCAGGATAGCCCTTTCGGGGTGCTGTTATCTTTAAAAGAGACCAAACTTTAG
- the ansA gene encoding asparaginase — MHKKTIYIIYTGGTIGMQRSDQGYVPVKGYLQQQLQQMPRFHRPEMPSFVINEYHPLIDSSDMSPAIWQQIAQDIQENYTHYDGFVILQGTDTMAFTASALSFMLENLAKPVLITGAQIPLSELRSDGQSNLLNALYLAAHHPINEVGLFFDQKLFRGNRVTKAHADGFSAFTSPNFPPLVETSIHIRKPHKSLTLPLLGELKVHTMSPQAIAIITLYPGLDSRLIQGLLHQPLQAVILRTYGLGNAPSCSNFLRSIEALTARDILVINITQCLSGRVNMQRYANGHGLANIGVISGFDMTLEATVAKLYYLLNRPLSPQQRRAAMIQNLRGELTLETENSHWGEVA, encoded by the coding sequence ATGCATAAAAAAACAATTTACATTATCTATACCGGCGGCACGATTGGTATGCAGCGTTCCGATCAAGGCTATGTGCCCGTCAAGGGATATTTACAACAACAGCTCCAGCAAATGCCGCGTTTTCATCGCCCAGAGATGCCAAGCTTTGTTATCAATGAGTACCACCCTTTGATTGATTCTTCAGATATGTCTCCGGCGATCTGGCAGCAGATCGCTCAAGATATTCAGGAAAACTATACGCATTACGATGGATTTGTCATCTTACAAGGTACAGATACCATGGCGTTTACTGCTTCTGCACTCTCTTTTATGTTAGAGAATCTAGCCAAACCGGTGCTCATTACGGGTGCTCAAATTCCGCTTTCAGAGCTACGCTCGGATGGGCAAAGCAATCTGCTGAATGCGCTCTACCTGGCGGCACACCACCCCATCAACGAAGTAGGCCTGTTTTTTGATCAAAAGCTGTTTCGCGGAAACCGAGTTACCAAAGCCCATGCGGATGGCTTTTCTGCCTTTACCTCACCCAATTTCCCACCGCTGGTGGAGACCAGTATTCATATTCGCAAGCCCCATAAGTCTCTCACACTGCCCCTTCTGGGTGAGTTGAAAGTCCATACGATGTCTCCACAAGCCATCGCTATTATTACCTTATACCCTGGTCTAGATAGCCGCTTAATTCAAGGGCTATTGCATCAGCCCCTCCAGGCGGTGATTCTACGGACTTATGGGCTAGGTAATGCGCCGAGTTGTTCTAATTTTCTACGATCCATTGAGGCACTGACTGCGCGTGATATTCTAGTCATTAATATCACACAGTGTTTATCTGGAAGGGTCAATATGCAGCGCTATGCCAATGGGCATGGACTAGCCAACATCGGGGTAATCAGTGGCTTTGATATGACACTAGAAGCTACCGTGGCTAAGCTGTATTACCTATTGAACAGACCGCTAAGCCCCCAACAACGACGCGCTGCCATGATACAGAATTTGCGGGGTGAGTTAACGTTAGAGACAGAGAACAGCCATTGGGGAGAGGTCGCTTAA
- the rluC gene encoding 23S rRNA pseudouridine(955/2504/2580) synthase RluC, protein MHAESSPRQCWSISAEESSQRIDNYLRSQLKGVPKSLIYRLLRTGAIRVNKKRVKPLYRLQAQDEVRIPPVRFSEPEPMAALHKVKALNHCLLYEDEGLLVINKPSGMAVHGGSGVTIAVIEGLRALRTDLAYLELVHRLDRETSGLLVVAKKRSVLRALHQQLRDHQIEKCYWALVHGQWPMECKQIKAPLLKTVLPSGERLIQIHPQGKPAETHFTVIERFPQATLLQVKPITGRTHQIRVHTQSVGHPIVFDARYGHSHWDAPLIVQDRPGRLFLHAASLCLTHPQSGQRLLLEAPLEAALQSLLQRLRRATDKSICVKA, encoded by the coding sequence ATGCACGCAGAATCATCACCCAGACAATGTTGGAGTATCTCTGCTGAAGAGTCGTCTCAGCGGATTGATAACTATTTACGGTCGCAATTGAAAGGGGTTCCTAAGAGCCTCATCTACCGTCTGTTGCGTACCGGGGCAATCCGCGTCAACAAAAAGCGGGTTAAACCGCTGTATCGGCTGCAAGCACAAGATGAAGTCCGTATTCCTCCGGTGCGTTTCAGTGAACCAGAGCCGATGGCTGCACTGCATAAAGTCAAAGCTTTAAACCACTGCTTGCTCTATGAAGATGAGGGACTGTTAGTTATCAACAAGCCCTCAGGAATGGCGGTCCATGGAGGCAGTGGTGTTACTATCGCTGTTATTGAAGGGTTACGGGCGCTGCGTACCGATCTAGCCTATTTAGAACTGGTCCATCGTCTTGATCGTGAAACCTCTGGATTATTGGTGGTCGCTAAAAAGCGCTCAGTGCTGCGCGCATTACACCAGCAGTTACGAGATCACCAAATCGAGAAGTGCTATTGGGCATTAGTTCATGGCCAGTGGCCAATGGAGTGTAAGCAGATCAAAGCACCGCTCTTAAAAACAGTATTGCCTAGTGGAGAACGACTGATTCAGATTCATCCTCAAGGGAAGCCAGCTGAGACACACTTTACAGTGATTGAACGCTTTCCTCAAGCAACGCTCCTGCAGGTCAAACCCATTACCGGACGTACCCACCAAATACGGGTTCATACGCAGTCGGTGGGACATCCCATTGTCTTTGATGCGCGTTATGGCCACAGTCATTGGGATGCACCATTAATCGTGCAGGATCGACCGGGTCGGTTATTTTTGCATGCAGCCTCACTGTGTTTAACACATCCTCAGAGTGGTCAACGGCTGCTACTAGAGGCGCCGTTAGAAGCAGCCCTGCAGAGCCTGCTGCAGCGATTACGCCGTGCTACGGATAAAAGTATCTGTGTCAAGGCGTAA
- the acpP gene encoding acyl carrier protein, which produces MSTIEERVKKIIIEQLGVKEDEVKLEASFVEDLGADSLDTVELVMALEEEFDTEIPDDKAEKITTVQAAIDYIKAHSSQEEVS; this is translated from the coding sequence ATGAGCACTATCGAAGAACGCGTTAAAAAAATTATTATTGAGCAACTAGGTGTTAAAGAGGATGAGGTTAAGTTAGAAGCCTCTTTTGTTGAAGATTTAGGGGCAGATTCTCTAGATACTGTTGAGCTGGTGATGGCTTTGGAAGAGGAATTTGATACTGAAATTCCCGACGATAAGGCTGAAAAAATTACCACCGTTCAGGCGGCTATCGATTACATTAAGGCCCATTCTTCTCAAGAAGAGGTCTCCTGA
- the mltG gene encoding endolytic transglycosylase MltG, with the protein MLIVAGWLGYRELMGCVESPLPLTAPHPITVVAGSGRQQVLQLLQEQQWVKRPTALRWFWRFHPKLAQFKAGTYRVLPGMSLRGLLQQFQQGTVAQFSIRFVEGSRYQQWCQILNTAPYLQHTLLDQPAEAAAELLGLAHSHIEGWLFPDTYYYTAGTSDVELLRRAHQRMQEQLAAVWEKRHPQHPLKTPYELLILASIIEKETAVATERPTVASVFINRLRRGMRLQACPTVIYGLSAPYTGSLTYAMTRQAHRYNTYRVPGLPPTPIAMPGRAALEAAARPAETPYLYFVANQEGGHTFNHDFAAHRQATRNFQLSKPLVTR; encoded by the coding sequence ATGCTTATCGTAGCAGGATGGCTTGGTTATAGAGAGCTTATGGGGTGTGTTGAGTCTCCATTACCCTTAACGGCGCCACACCCGATCACGGTTGTTGCCGGCAGCGGTCGACAGCAGGTGCTTCAGTTACTACAAGAGCAGCAATGGGTCAAACGGCCGACCGCGCTGCGTTGGTTCTGGCGTTTTCATCCCAAGCTGGCACAATTTAAAGCGGGCACTTACCGGGTGCTTCCAGGCATGAGTCTGCGGGGGTTGTTACAGCAATTTCAACAGGGAACGGTTGCTCAATTTAGCATCCGTTTTGTTGAGGGTAGTCGTTACCAACAGTGGTGCCAGATCCTCAATACAGCCCCCTATCTGCAGCATACTTTACTCGATCAGCCTGCGGAAGCAGCAGCTGAGCTGCTGGGATTAGCTCACTCGCACATTGAAGGATGGCTGTTCCCTGACACCTATTACTATACTGCTGGAACCTCTGATGTAGAACTACTACGCCGTGCCCACCAACGAATGCAGGAGCAGTTGGCTGCTGTTTGGGAAAAACGCCATCCCCAACACCCCTTAAAAACACCTTATGAGCTGTTAATCTTAGCTTCAATCATTGAAAAAGAGACAGCAGTGGCCACTGAACGTCCTACAGTCGCTTCAGTCTTCATCAATCGGCTCCGCCGAGGGATGCGGTTACAGGCTTGTCCGACGGTGATCTACGGCCTTAGCGCACCCTATACGGGATCCTTGACCTATGCAATGACGCGCCAAGCCCATCGTTATAATACCTACCGTGTTCCTGGCTTGCCGCCCACCCCGATCGCCATGCCAGGAAGAGCGGCCTTGGAGGCCGCAGCACGACCTGCAGAGACCCCCTATCTCTACTTTGTGGCTAACCAGGAGGGAGGCCATACGTTTAACCACGATTTTGCAGCACACCGTCAAGCGACCCGGAACTTTCAGCTCTCAAAGCCACTGGTTACCCGATGA
- the queA gene encoding tRNA preQ1(34) S-adenosylmethionine ribosyltransferase-isomerase QueA, giving the protein MHINDFTFELPPELIASHPSAVRTACRLLRLENPTSTLHHGVFSDLLQLLQPGDLLVLNDTQVIPARLFGRKASGGRVELLVERLLSEQALLVQLRASKVPKIGSLLTLEAPPGHEPVQAIIMAQQGALFQLQLQDNRPLLTILNAIGHIPLPPYLQRPESEADREQYQTVYARVPGAVAAPTAGLHFDQSLLAALQAKGVLMTTITLHVGAGTFQPVRAEQIQDHVMHAESVMVAATAVEAVLACRARGNRVVAVGTTAVRALESAAAAALQQGAPRLIPFEGDTRLFIYPGYHFQLVDALITNFHLPHSTLLMLVCAFGGYQPIIQAYQSAIEHCYRFFSYGDAMFIPRKV; this is encoded by the coding sequence ATGCACATTAATGACTTTACCTTTGAACTACCGCCTGAGCTGATCGCTTCACACCCCTCAGCGGTGCGCACTGCCTGTCGTCTGCTGCGGCTTGAGAATCCTACTAGCACCCTCCACCATGGGGTATTTAGCGATCTGCTGCAGCTGCTGCAGCCAGGCGACTTGCTGGTACTCAATGACACCCAAGTGATCCCTGCACGGCTCTTTGGCCGTAAAGCCAGCGGCGGTCGAGTTGAATTGCTGGTAGAACGCCTACTATCAGAGCAAGCGTTGTTGGTCCAGCTGCGGGCTTCTAAGGTACCGAAAATTGGCAGCCTGTTAACCCTAGAAGCGCCACCCGGCCATGAACCCGTTCAGGCGATCATCATGGCCCAACAAGGAGCACTATTCCAGCTGCAACTACAGGACAACCGCCCGCTACTAACGATTTTGAACGCTATCGGTCATATCCCGCTCCCCCCTTACCTGCAGCGTCCAGAGAGCGAGGCAGATCGTGAACAGTACCAAACCGTCTATGCTCGCGTGCCTGGTGCGGTCGCGGCCCCCACAGCGGGCTTACATTTTGACCAATCACTGCTAGCGGCCTTACAGGCAAAAGGGGTGCTCATGACGACCATCACCTTGCATGTCGGGGCGGGTACTTTTCAGCCGGTGCGCGCCGAACAGATCCAAGATCATGTCATGCACGCTGAATCGGTCATGGTCGCGGCAACAGCCGTTGAAGCAGTACTAGCTTGTAGAGCCCGTGGTAACCGAGTGGTGGCAGTCGGCACAACCGCCGTGCGGGCTTTAGAAAGCGCTGCAGCCGCAGCACTACAACAGGGAGCCCCACGATTGATCCCCTTTGAGGGTGATACCCGGCTGTTTATTTACCCCGGTTATCATTTCCAGCTGGTGGATGCACTCATTACCAACTTTCACCTGCCGCATTCAACACTATTGATGTTAGTCTGTGCCTTTGGCGGTTATCAGCCGATCATACAGGCTTATCAGAGCGCTATTGAGCACTGTTATCGCTTTTTCAGCTATGGGGATGCCATGTTCATTCCCCGAAAAGTCTGA
- a CDS encoding 3-oxoacyl-ACP reductase family protein — protein MALSGQIALVTGATRGIGRAIAALLAAQGATVIGTATSESGVAAIDDTVKGQGRGLQLEVTDKAAIEQVVQAIRQEFGDITILVNNAGICRDALLMRQPIEALEQVLSVNLVAPILLSKAVLGLMVKKRYGRIINVGSVVGSTGNSGQTNYTAAKAGLIGFSKSLAREVALRGITVNVVAPGFIDTDMAQALSEERQQHIINRVPVGRLGHAKEVAYAVAFLASQQAAYITGETLHVNGGLHMV, from the coding sequence CTGGCGTTAAGTGGCCAGATTGCCTTAGTCACCGGTGCCACTCGTGGGATTGGACGGGCTATTGCAGCCCTGTTGGCGGCTCAAGGGGCAACTGTCATTGGTACCGCAACCAGTGAAAGCGGGGTCGCCGCCATTGATGATACTGTGAAAGGTCAAGGGCGTGGTCTGCAGTTAGAGGTGACTGACAAAGCCGCTATTGAGCAAGTAGTACAAGCGATCCGTCAGGAATTTGGTGACATCACTATTTTGGTGAATAATGCGGGGATCTGTCGTGATGCCTTACTGATGAGGCAGCCCATCGAAGCGTTGGAGCAGGTACTATCGGTTAATTTAGTCGCGCCGATTCTTTTATCAAAAGCGGTGCTAGGGCTTATGGTTAAAAAGCGCTATGGGCGTATTATTAACGTGGGATCAGTGGTGGGTAGTACCGGCAATAGTGGCCAGACTAATTATACGGCTGCTAAGGCTGGGCTGATAGGGTTTAGTAAATCCCTGGCTCGTGAGGTAGCACTGCGTGGCATCACTGTGAATGTGGTTGCTCCGGGTTTTATTGATACGGATATGGCTCAGGCTTTAAGTGAAGAGAGACAGCAACACATCATCAATCGGGTGCCAGTCGGCCGTTTAGGGCATGCTAAAGAGGTTGCTTATGCGGTGGCTTTCTTAGCTTCGCAACAGGCAGCTTATATCACAGGAGAAACGTTACATGTTAATGGTGGTCTGCATATGGTTTAA
- a CDS encoding YchF/TatD family DNA exonuclease has translation MLLVDSHCHLDCLDYQTIHRDLADVVAKAQARRVGHLLSVATTLEGFIQFQPQVQHHPDISLSCGVHPLNITTDLDSQQLYQLAQDPQVVAIGETGLDYYYQTVPPAQQRQAFCQQIAVARQLKKPLIVHHRQAEQDLLMLLRSQQATDCGGVLHCFTGDRALATALLDLGFYLSLSGMVTFKNAQALREIALFIPLDRLLIETDAPYLAPLPYRGKENQPAYVREVADYVSALRGISLEQFAEATTANFCRLFQRPLITTLEARKSLDLG, from the coding sequence ATGTTATTAGTGGACTCTCATTGCCACTTAGATTGCTTAGATTATCAAACGATACATCGGGATCTTGCTGACGTCGTGGCCAAAGCCCAGGCACGAAGGGTAGGGCATCTGTTGTCGGTCGCCACCACGCTGGAGGGCTTTATTCAATTCCAGCCACAGGTGCAACACCACCCAGACATCTCACTCTCCTGTGGTGTTCACCCGTTGAATATCACCACAGATCTTGATAGTCAGCAGCTGTATCAATTGGCTCAAGATCCTCAAGTCGTCGCCATCGGAGAGACTGGATTAGACTACTATTATCAAACAGTGCCTCCCGCACAGCAGCGGCAAGCTTTTTGCCAACAGATTGCCGTCGCACGACAGCTCAAAAAACCGTTGATTGTGCATCATCGTCAGGCTGAGCAGGATCTCTTAATGCTGTTGCGTTCGCAGCAGGCTACAGATTGTGGCGGGGTATTACACTGCTTTACTGGGGATCGGGCCTTAGCGACGGCTTTATTAGATCTAGGTTTTTATCTCTCATTATCCGGGATGGTGACCTTTAAAAATGCCCAAGCATTGCGCGAGATCGCTCTGTTTATTCCCCTGGATCGATTATTGATTGAAACCGACGCCCCCTACTTAGCGCCACTGCCCTATCGTGGCAAAGAGAATCAGCCAGCTTATGTGCGTGAAGTAGCTGACTACGTGTCTGCTCTCCGGGGGATCTCGCTCGAGCAGTTCGCTGAAGCGACCACGGCTAATTTTTGTCGGCTGTTTCAGCGCCCGCTGATAACCACTCTTGAAGCCAGAAAGTCACTCGATCTAGGATAA
- a CDS encoding beta-ketoacyl-ACP synthase III, whose translation MHTTILGTGGYLPEQVVTNSDLGQRVETSHEWIVSRTGIHERRIAAPQETVTTMGYQAAQRALGSAGIAASQVGLLLVATTSSTHAFPSTACQIQQLLGIQQGFAFDLAAACAGFIYALSVADHYIRQGTVDYALVIGTDLLSRTLDPTDRSTLVIFGDGAGAMLLGAAKQPGILSTQLHSDGRYGHLLKLPYIDYPARHPAYLTMQGNEVFKVAVLELAKLVEQTLAAHQLDKKALDWLVPHQANLRIIKAIARKLELGMDRVVVTLDRHGNTSAASVPAAFDEAVRDGRIQRGQLVLLEAFGGGFTWGSALVRF comes from the coding sequence ATGCATACGACTATTTTAGGAACGGGAGGTTACTTACCCGAACAGGTCGTCACCAATAGTGATCTGGGACAGCGGGTAGAGACCTCCCATGAGTGGATTGTCTCCCGCACAGGCATCCATGAACGACGGATTGCCGCGCCGCAAGAGACCGTCACCACGATGGGTTATCAAGCGGCACAACGTGCACTGGGGAGTGCAGGTATTGCTGCAAGCCAGGTGGGGCTGCTGTTGGTGGCGACCACCTCCTCAACGCATGCTTTTCCGAGTACTGCTTGTCAAATTCAGCAATTATTGGGGATACAACAGGGATTTGCCTTTGATTTGGCGGCAGCCTGTGCAGGGTTTATCTATGCTTTAAGCGTTGCTGATCACTATATTCGTCAGGGTACGGTTGACTATGCTTTGGTCATTGGTACGGATCTGCTGTCACGGACCCTCGACCCAACGGATCGCAGCACCCTGGTGATCTTTGGGGATGGGGCGGGCGCTATGTTATTAGGCGCGGCTAAGCAACCCGGGATTTTATCTACACAGTTGCATTCGGATGGGCGTTATGGCCATTTATTGAAGCTACCCTATATTGATTATCCTGCGCGCCACCCAGCTTATTTAACGATGCAGGGCAATGAGGTTTTTAAGGTCGCCGTATTAGAATTGGCCAAATTAGTCGAGCAGACTTTAGCCGCGCATCAATTAGATAAAAAAGCCTTGGATTGGTTGGTCCCTCATCAAGCCAATCTGCGTATTATTAAAGCGATTGCCCGTAAGTTGGAACTGGGAATGGATCGTGTTGTAGTCACACTGGATCGGCATGGCAACACTTCAGCGGCTTCTGTGCCGGCTGCTTTTGATGAGGCTGTACGGGATGGCCGGATACAACGGGGCCAGTTGGTGCTGCTGGAAGCATTTGGTGGCGGGTTCACTTGGGGCTCAGCCTTAGTGCGTTTTTAA
- the tmk gene encoding dTMP kinase, with translation MKLGRFIVIEGLEGAGKSTVCGLVATALTQAGISEVLQTREPGGTQLGEQLRLLIQQGLPDEPLQATAELLLLYAARAQLVEQVIKPALARGAWVVGDRHDLSTQAYQGGGRGIAEQVLNSLRDAVLGPFRPDLTLYLDISPAKGLQRVAQRGSFDRMEQESLLFFQRVRARYLALATDDPQIVIVSAEHSRAQIAQQIQQIITTWLSRN, from the coding sequence ATGAAACTAGGGCGATTTATTGTTATTGAGGGTTTAGAGGGTGCTGGAAAATCCACGGTCTGTGGCCTGGTTGCCACGGCATTAACCCAAGCGGGTATCTCAGAGGTGTTACAAACCCGTGAACCGGGTGGTACCCAACTGGGGGAGCAGTTACGCCTCTTGATTCAGCAGGGGCTTCCAGATGAACCGCTACAAGCTACCGCAGAGTTATTACTACTGTACGCTGCCCGTGCACAGTTGGTTGAACAGGTGATCAAACCGGCCCTAGCTCGAGGGGCTTGGGTGGTTGGCGATCGTCATGATCTCTCCACGCAGGCTTACCAAGGCGGAGGTCGTGGGATAGCCGAACAGGTATTAAATAGCTTACGGGATGCGGTTTTAGGACCTTTTCGACCAGATTTGACGCTGTACCTCGATATCAGCCCAGCGAAGGGATTACAACGGGTGGCGCAGCGTGGGTCTTTCGATAGGATGGAGCAGGAATCATTACTTTTTTTCCAGCGTGTCCGGGCACGTTACTTAGCCTTAGCTACCGATGATCCCCAGATTGTGATTGTGTCGGCAGAGCATTCTAGAGCGCAGATCGCGCAACAGATACAACAGATAATCACTACTTGGTTATCGCGGAACTAG